The window CACGGCGTGTGGGGCTTCGTCGCGGTGGCGCTGGTGTTCGTGCAGTTCGCGGCGCCCTTCCTGCTGCTGCTGTCCCGGGATCTGAAGCGCAACCCGCGGCTGCTGCGCAACGTCGCGCTCGTGGTGCTGGCGATGCGCTTCGTGGACCTGCTCTGGCTGATCAAGCCGGGGGTGCCGGGGCTGTCGCTGCACTGGATGGATGTCGCGCTGCCGGCCGGCCTGTTCGGCCTGTGGCTGTTCGTGTTCGTGGGCCGTTTGCGGAAGCGCCCCGCGCTGCCGGTGCACGACCCGTTCTTCGCGGAGGCGATGGCGGTCCATGGCGGACATTGATCACGGCGGCAGCCAGACACACCCGCTCGAGCCGACGCGGCCGGACGTGCCGGACGCGGCGCAGCCCAGGTCGGTGCAGAGCCACCCGGGGCACCTGCACGAAGAGGACGGGCACGTCGCCGCGCACGAGGAGAGCGACGTCAACATCCGCGCGATCGGCACCTTCATCGTCGTGCTCTTCACGTTCGGCGCCGTCGTCTGCCTTGGGCTCCTGTTGCTGATCAACATGTACTCGCGGCAGGCCGTGGCGGCGGATCCCGCCGTCTCGCCGCTCGCGGTCCCCTCGGGCACGCCGCCGCCCGAGCCGCGCCTGCTCACCGACGAGCCCGGCGCGCTCCGGCGCGCGCTCGCGGAGGACGAGCCGACGCTCAGGAATATCGACGCCGCGAAGCAGGCGGTCGTCGGCACGCTGCCCGCACGCGCGGGCACGGCGGCGCCGAAGGAGACGCCGGGACGAAGGGCGTCGAGGATGGACACGAGTTCGGGCCGAAGACAGTGAGCGCCGTCATGAAGCAGCTGTTGTTCACCGTCGCGGCCGCTCTGGTCATCGCCGCACCCGTTTCGGCGCAGTGGGTCCGCCAGAAGCAGGATCCGCCGCCGCGGCAGGTCACGCAGGGAGTGGGCATCGACCAGCGGCTCGAGGCGCAGGTGCCGCTCGACCTGCGGTTCCGGGACGAACACGGCCGCGACGTCGCGCTCGGAGAGTACTTCGGCAAGCGGCCCGTAATCCTCGCGCTCGTGTATTACGAGTGCCCGATGCTCTGCAACCAGATCCTCAACGGCCTGACCCAGACGCTGAACGTCATGAGCCTCGACGCGGGGCGCGATTTCGACGTCGTGGCGGTGAGCTTCGATCCCAGGGAAGGGACCCCGCTGGCGCGCACGAAGAAGCTCGCCTACGTGTCGAAGTACGGCCGCCAGGGCGCGGACGAGGGCTGGCACTTCCTGACGGGCTCGCAGGAATCGATCGCCGCGCTCACCAGCACCGTCGGCTTCCGCTACCGCTGGGACGACGTGTCCCGGCAGTGGGCGCACGGGGCGGGCATCGTCGTGCTGACGCCTGGCGGGGTCGTGTCGCGCTACTTCTACGGCATCGAGTACGGCGTGCGTGACGTGCGGCTCGGCCTCGTCGAGGCGTCGCAGAACCGCATCGGCAACCTGGCGGACCAGGTGATGCTGCTCTGCTTCCAGTACGACCCGATGGCGGGACGCTACGGCGCGGTCGCGATCAACTCGATCCGCGTCGCCGGCGTCCTGACGGTCGCCGCGCTCGGCACCTTCATCCTGCTGATGCTGCGCAGGGAGCGCAGGAGCGTACCCCGGAATGTTTAACAGCCTGTTTCCGACCGCGGCCTCGACATACGCCGGCGACGTCGACGCCCTGTACTTCTTCCTGATCGCGGTCACCGCGTTCTTCACGATTCTCATCGCAGCGCTGGTCGCGTTCTTCGCCGTGAGGTACCGCCGC is drawn from Acidobacteriota bacterium and contains these coding sequences:
- a CDS encoding SCO family protein, encoding MKQLLFTVAAALVIAAPVSAQWVRQKQDPPPRQVTQGVGIDQRLEAQVPLDLRFRDEHGRDVALGEYFGKRPVILALVYYECPMLCNQILNGLTQTLNVMSLDAGRDFDVVAVSFDPREGTPLARTKKLAYVSKYGRQGADEGWHFLTGSQESIAALTSTVGFRYRWDDVSRQWAHGAGIVVLTPGGVVSRYFYGIEYGVRDVRLGLVEASQNRIGNLADQVMLLCFQYDPMAGRYGAVAINSIRVAGVLTVAALGTFILLMLRRERRSVPRNV